A genomic segment from Verrucomicrobiia bacterium encodes:
- a CDS encoding PD40 domain-containing protein encodes MNCSPRLLVACLGGCAVLQSAELIPVSVGHPDRVPPLSASGPSGSPVFADSGRTVFFLSSATDLTHPDAAQNPAVLNLFARDLVTGSVKRISIAGSPEGERGSVYGYAVSADGRRVVFSRSGSDPALGDTNGVADIYWRDLESDTTRLLSVRDDGEGAGNGPSQDPMISADGRYVVFETAATDLEAEPSADSGSRVYLRDLTDGTLVRIHRTVDEQPEPAAQPLISADGSVVVYATERTQHPLDTGLRVWQRATGIAEAIHLPEFDGTRVLGWSGLPDPVLGDDGRTLAFAVLMMDQNNHSETSIWWLDLESGELLRVFGNEPLSLWTLMGGTLSSSADGRSLAFSLESADAAEPRFRSHIWKHGAGLFTLGELVEASGPSGNEPVASEPVLSPDGTRLLFVSEQAFPEAGVTESGVRRLYHRVLATGATRLLDEAPGIGIPRFSPDGTRVVFETTKPEAGGDDPQELGILMVSLTDFERELVSRVIPGDGQTTRMASGISTSGPGISDDGRRLAFISLADDVVLHDRNRLPDLFVFHRDGRTNELVSQGPDGWATGRVDQAALSGQGNHVVFLQTPPGPIGEIWQRYPRVHVRDLVAGTTTEIAEVDASGHPIMGPCEHPVISADGRYVAFYFTEVRLEPLEPDGPFQAVGVRRSVKVKELETGHTWSVDSWSGFRPPQLANDGSTLLCDFAGNRWQVFHRHGNSWQPGLQVVASFVRLSANGRFLFVSQSGFPESSRGLFVMEARSGSERRLLEGPLSQISEFQATPDGSMLTYVRRTRPADPALDGPRQIYTLSVATGQEELISTTPEGEPGSADSRDPRISAGGRYVVFRSDAPDLVAGDTEGVPDVFLRDRYTGTTRRLSQTAEGLGGVLNSSRPDISKDGAWVAFTTFASNLLPGDGNGLGDVVLTPVPQVAAPDTDADGLPDGWELDHFGSLGRDGAGDADGDGYTDLEEYLARTHPGEGTLHPSLAVRLGSHSEGAFEWPSHAGVAYQVQRRPHLVGGSNAGWEDVGPLLQGFEGRMWTRIVVEAGYFRVQIRPRVPDDQAP; translated from the coding sequence ATGAACTGCTCCCCCCGCCTGCTGGTCGCCTGCCTCGGTGGGTGTGCCGTTCTCCAAAGCGCCGAACTCATTCCGGTCTCGGTCGGACATCCCGACCGGGTCCCTCCCCTCAGTGCCAGCGGTCCGTCCGGGTCCCCTGTCTTCGCCGACAGCGGCCGCACGGTCTTCTTCCTCAGCAGTGCCACGGACCTGACGCACCCGGATGCGGCCCAAAACCCGGCGGTGCTGAATCTGTTTGCCCGGGACCTTGTCACCGGGTCGGTGAAGCGCATCTCCATCGCGGGCAGCCCTGAGGGGGAGCGGGGATCCGTGTATGGTTATGCCGTCTCCGCGGACGGAAGGCGGGTCGTGTTCTCCCGCTCGGGAAGCGACCCGGCACTCGGCGATACCAACGGGGTGGCCGATATCTACTGGCGGGACCTCGAGAGCGACACCACCCGGCTGCTCAGCGTCCGCGACGACGGTGAAGGCGCGGGCAACGGGCCGTCTCAGGATCCGATGATTTCCGCAGACGGCCGCTACGTGGTGTTTGAGACCGCGGCGACGGACCTTGAGGCGGAGCCCTCGGCCGATTCGGGATCCCGGGTTTACCTGCGGGACCTGACGGATGGCACGCTGGTACGCATCCACAGGACGGTGGACGAACAGCCGGAGCCTGCTGCGCAGCCCCTGATCAGTGCCGATGGTTCCGTGGTTGTCTATGCGACCGAGCGGACCCAGCACCCATTGGACACCGGACTGCGTGTCTGGCAGCGCGCCACAGGCATCGCGGAGGCCATCCACTTGCCCGAATTTGACGGTACACGCGTCCTCGGGTGGAGCGGCCTCCCGGACCCGGTGCTTGGTGACGACGGTCGAACGCTGGCCTTCGCGGTGCTGATGATGGACCAGAACAACCATTCCGAGACCAGCATCTGGTGGTTGGACCTCGAGTCCGGTGAGCTCCTACGGGTTTTCGGGAACGAGCCACTCAGCCTCTGGACCCTGATGGGCGGCACTTTGTCGTCTTCGGCTGACGGCCGCTCCCTGGCGTTCAGCCTCGAGTCGGCCGATGCCGCCGAACCGAGATTCCGGAGCCACATTTGGAAACACGGCGCAGGCCTCTTCACGCTCGGCGAGCTGGTGGAGGCATCCGGGCCCTCCGGCAACGAACCGGTCGCTTCCGAGCCGGTTCTGAGCCCCGACGGCACCCGGTTGCTATTCGTTTCTGAACAAGCGTTCCCGGAGGCCGGGGTGACGGAGTCCGGCGTGCGGCGTCTGTATCACCGGGTGCTGGCGACCGGCGCCACAAGGTTGCTCGATGAGGCGCCGGGCATTGGCATCCCCCGCTTCAGTCCCGACGGCACCCGGGTGGTTTTTGAGACCACGAAACCGGAGGCCGGAGGCGACGACCCACAGGAACTGGGCATCCTCATGGTTTCCCTCACAGATTTCGAACGGGAGCTGGTATCGCGGGTTATACCCGGGGACGGTCAGACGACCCGCATGGCCTCCGGCATCAGCACCAGCGGTCCCGGGATCAGCGATGACGGCCGCCGGTTGGCGTTCATCAGCCTCGCCGATGACGTCGTTCTCCACGACCGCAATCGGCTTCCCGACCTGTTCGTGTTTCACCGCGATGGACGGACCAACGAACTGGTGTCCCAGGGGCCGGATGGTTGGGCCACAGGCCGGGTGGACCAGGCGGCCCTGTCGGGTCAGGGGAACCACGTCGTTTTCCTCCAGACCCCTCCCGGCCCGATCGGTGAGATCTGGCAGCGTTATCCCCGGGTCCATGTACGCGACCTCGTCGCAGGCACGACCACGGAGATCGCTGAGGTGGACGCCTCCGGCCATCCCATCATGGGGCCCTGTGAGCACCCGGTGATCAGCGCCGACGGTCGTTACGTGGCGTTTTACTTTACGGAGGTTCGGTTGGAGCCTCTCGAACCCGACGGACCGTTCCAGGCCGTTGGGGTGCGCAGGAGCGTCAAGGTGAAGGAGCTCGAGACGGGGCACACCTGGTCGGTGGACTCGTGGTCCGGCTTTCGGCCGCCGCAACTGGCCAATGACGGTTCGACGTTGCTTTGTGATTTCGCTGGCAACCGATGGCAGGTGTTCCACCGCCACGGAAACTCGTGGCAACCTGGATTGCAGGTCGTGGCGAGTTTCGTCCGGCTGAGCGCCAACGGCAGGTTCCTTTTCGTAAGCCAAAGCGGATTCCCGGAATCCAGCAGGGGCCTGTTTGTTATGGAAGCCCGGTCTGGATCGGAACGCCGCCTCCTCGAAGGTCCGTTGTCCCAGATCAGCGAATTCCAGGCGACGCCCGATGGTTCGATGCTCACCTATGTCCGCAGGACCCGGCCTGCGGACCCGGCTCTCGATGGCCCGCGGCAGATCTACACGCTCTCGGTCGCCACCGGACAGGAGGAATTGATCAGCACGACCCCGGAGGGCGAACCCGGGTCGGCCGACAGTCGGGATCCGCGGATCAGCGCGGGCGGGCGCTACGTGGTCTTTCGCAGCGATGCCCCGGACCTAGTGGCCGGAGACACCGAAGGGGTCCCGGACGTGTTCCTTCGCGACCGCTATACGGGGACCACACGAAGGCTCTCGCAAACCGCGGAGGGCCTCGGCGGCGTGCTGAATTCCTCGCGTCCCGACATCAGCAAGGACGGCGCCTGGGTGGCGTTCACCACTTTCGCCAGCAATCTCCTTCCGGGCGACGGCAACGGCCTCGGCGACGTGGTCCTGACGCCGGTGCCGCAGGTTGCGGCTCCCGACACCGACGCGGACGGTCTGCCAGACGGATGGGAACTGGATCACTTCGGATCCCTCGGCCGGGACGGTGCCGGCGATGCGGACGGCGACGGCTACACGGATCTTGAGGAATACCTCGCCCGCACGCATCCGGGGGAGGGCACCTTGCACCCCTCCCTGGCAGTCAGGCTCGGTTCCCATTCGGAGGGAGCTTTTGAATGGCCGTCGCATGCAGGTGTGGCCTATCAGGTCCAGCGACGCCCGCACCTTGTGGGCGGGTCGAATGCCGGGTGGGAGGACGTCGGCCCGTTGCTCCAGGGTTTTGAGGGCCGGATGTGGACGCGGATCGTGGTCGAAGCGGGCTACTTCAGAGTTCAGATCCGGCCCCGGGTCCCGGACGACCAGGCTCCATAG
- the lhgO gene encoding L-2-hydroxyglutarate oxidase translates to MSASPITTDYLVLGGGIIGVCVARELRRRFPGRSVLLVEKERQVGLHASGRNSGVLHAGFYYSADSLKARFCRDGNRALRGYIQSRGLALNPCGKLVVARSEADLPQLDELLRRGTRNGVELHPVSAAEAQRIEPRARTHERAIWSPNTATADPAEVMAAMRGDAEREGIRFWTGTAYAGRSGDRVITTAGAVDAGYVVNCSGLYADRVALDFGFSQRYRILPFKGLYLYSSEPAGAFRTNLYPVPDLRNPFLGVHFTVTVDGHAKIGPTAIPAFWREQYTGLDRFDPLEFAEIAWRDLGLFLFAGFDFRRLAIEELRKYSRSHLVTLASELATGVRVTDYTKWGRPGIRAQLMDIRTRKLEMDFVIEGDARSLHVLNAVSPAWTCALPFASHVCDRIAGLTG, encoded by the coding sequence GTGAGCGCTTCACCGATCACCACCGACTATCTCGTTCTCGGCGGCGGCATCATCGGCGTGTGCGTCGCACGCGAACTGCGGCGTCGGTTTCCCGGGCGCAGCGTGCTCCTGGTGGAGAAGGAGCGGCAGGTGGGACTCCATGCCTCCGGCCGCAACAGCGGCGTGCTGCACGCGGGATTCTATTACTCGGCGGACTCCCTGAAGGCCCGGTTTTGCCGGGATGGCAACCGGGCGTTGCGGGGGTACATCCAGTCCCGGGGCCTCGCCCTGAATCCGTGCGGCAAGCTGGTGGTGGCGCGGTCGGAGGCGGACCTGCCCCAACTGGACGAGCTGCTGCGACGGGGCACGCGGAACGGGGTGGAGCTGCATCCGGTGAGTGCCGCCGAGGCGCAACGGATCGAGCCGCGGGCCCGGACCCATGAACGGGCGATCTGGTCGCCGAACACCGCGACGGCGGACCCGGCGGAGGTGATGGCCGCCATGCGCGGGGATGCGGAACGGGAGGGCATCCGGTTCTGGACCGGCACCGCCTATGCCGGGCGCTCCGGGGACCGGGTGATCACGACAGCCGGAGCGGTGGACGCCGGCTACGTGGTCAACTGTTCGGGACTGTATGCCGACCGTGTCGCGCTCGATTTTGGTTTCTCGCAACGATACCGGATCCTGCCGTTCAAGGGCCTGTACCTGTACAGTTCGGAACCGGCCGGCGCGTTTCGCACAAACCTCTACCCCGTGCCCGACCTGCGAAACCCGTTCCTGGGGGTGCACTTCACCGTCACCGTGGACGGGCATGCCAAGATCGGACCGACCGCCATTCCGGCCTTCTGGCGCGAGCAGTACACCGGGCTCGACCGGTTCGACCCGCTGGAGTTCGCGGAGATCGCCTGGCGGGACCTTGGGCTGTTCCTCTTCGCCGGATTTGATTTCCGCCGCCTTGCGATTGAGGAGCTCCGGAAGTATTCGCGGTCCCACCTCGTCACCCTGGCCTCCGAACTGGCCACCGGAGTACGGGTGACCGACTACACGAAGTGGGGTCGTCCGGGGATTCGCGCCCAACTCATGGACATCCGCACCCGGAAGCTGGAGATGGACTTCGTCATCGAGGGCGATGCCCGGTCGCTGCATGTGCTCAATGCGGTCAGCCCCGCCTGGACCTGTGCCCTGCCCTTCGCCTCCCACGTCTGCGACCGCATTGCCGGGCTCACCGGCTAA